A segment of the Lycium ferocissimum isolate CSIRO_LF1 chromosome 5, AGI_CSIRO_Lferr_CH_V1, whole genome shotgun sequence genome:
gtctatcatgtaggaggattatattaaagattagttacattactatttatgttaaattttaatttttattgaactaaagtctgatcaattgatgttgtatttttttgaaagaCCTTCTAAtagtgtattaattttgttatgaactatgacttgttcatttggtaagattgtataagaattgagaatattttgataattttcacaacttgtgagtttttatgtctataagagaaaatacaacttaagatgTCGAAACATAGtttcaaatcataatttgaaatcatgatttcagaccatgtccaaacggctcctatgtttgatcttatttttacttctttttttttcatttcaaattaCTCACAAAAACTCAAAACACGACTTCAATTTATACTTATGATCAAAcacaattttaattttcaaatacctTTTTTCACTGTTGAAAACAAAACAGCTATTTTGAAATCTCGCAATTTTAATGATCAAACGggcaattaattaattaattaatggtGTCAAtatcttctcttcttttatagttGTATAGAGATTATAGAACAGAGGGAAAGCAGGTATCAAGCTTCTTTCTCTGTTTTAAATGCTTTTGTTTGGATTCAACAAGTCTGACGTGAGGCcccttcttctctttctctacTTATTATATATTCGCTTCTTCACTCTCTTTTCTTCTCCATTCCactcttccatttttttctccataatgGCCAAATTttgcttctttcttctttttatctCTCTTATTTTCATCCCTTGCGCTCTCTCTCGCTccttatcatcatcttcacacCCACATTCCCAATTCTTTGACGTTGCAAAATCCCTTGAAAAAACCACTCAAGTTCTCTCTCCCACTACTTTTCAACAAGAAGCTATTAAAACTACCCATTTTAACTCTTCTTCAATTTCTGTTTCAATATATCCACGTTCAGCTCTAGTAAAACCCAACCATAAAGATTATTCAACTCTAACTCTATCTCGACTCGAACGTGACTCAACACGAGTTACCTCACTAACCATGAAACTCCAGTTCTCTCTCTCCAACTTTACTCACTCCGATCTTAAACCGGTTGATAACATGTTACAGCCTGAAGATCTTCAAACCCCTATTACTTCCGGTACTAGTCAAGGTAGTGGCGAGTATTTTGCTCGTCTCGGTTTAGGCGAACCTGCTAAAGAATTCTACATGGTTCTTGATACTGGTAGTGATATAACATGGGTTCAATGTGAACCGTGTTCTGATTGTTATCAACAGTCGGATCCAATTTACAACCCGTCGGGTTCTACAACTTACAGTCGGATCTCCTGTGACGCAGCGCAGTGTACGGCACTTGAGGTCTCAGCTTGTGGGACCCAGTCTTGTTTGTATCAAGTGTCTTATGGTGATGGTTCGTTTACTGTTGGAGAGTTTGCTACTGAAACGGTGTCGTTTGGGAAGTCTGGTTTGTTTCCTAAAGTTGCTATAGGTTGTGGACATGATAATGAAGGGTTATTTGTCGGTGCTGCTGGTTTGATTGCTTTAGGTGGTGGCGCTTTATCACTACCTACTCAAATCAAAGCGTCGTCGTTTTCGTATTGTTTAGTGGATCGTGATTCTGCTTCATCGTCAACGttagaatttaactcggcccgACCCGGTGACTCGGTaatggaagaaaatattttggtgatattttcaaagtttttgaaaatatttacaatatttagcccaatatacaatattatacaacattatatatGGGAgaaaagcattatacataatgtatcaaccttgtataaagtatataaaAGGTATTTAATTGAGTGTTTATATACCAACTATGGGCTATGTGAgtgtaaatattttaaaaaatagacgtagcttaattttaattttttattcatgGTCTCATAGTGGCATGAAACCTACTTTTTGATTATAAACGGGAAAACATATTCTATATAAATTAATTGAAATGaaacatgaattaaaatatcaaattaattttGTACGATTTTGAACTATCTTTTCCAACAGGTAACCGCGCCGTTACTACGTAACTCGAGAAGGAGCACTTTCTTCTACGTCGGACTCACCGGAATTAGCGTTGGAGGGAAAATGCTTTCGATTCCCGCGTCGGTGTTCCAGTTGGACGGGAGCGGTAACGGAGGTATAATAGTGGACTCAGGAACGGCTGTGAGTTTTCTTTCCtttagtggtcgtttggttcatGGTATAAGAGAAGTTATCCCGGCAATAATTTTTATCGTTtggtataaggtataaaataatGGACGTATATAAAATTATTTGGAATAATTCTTACCTTAGGAACTTCTTAACTCCATTTATAtcggattattttatacca
Coding sequences within it:
- the LOC132055510 gene encoding protein ASPARTIC PROTEASE IN GUARD CELL 1-like, which encodes MLLFGFNKSDVRPLLLFLYLLYIRFFTLFSSPFHSSIFFSIMAKFCFFLLFISLIFIPCALSRSLSSSSHPHSQFFDVAKSLEKTTQVLSPTTFQQEAIKTTHFNSSSISVSIYPRSALVKPNHKDYSTLTLSRLERDSTRVTSLTMKLQFSLSNFTHSDLKPVDNMLQPEDLQTPITSGTSQGSGEYFARLGLGEPAKEFYMVLDTGSDITWVQCEPCSDCYQQSDPIYNPSGSTTYSRISCDAAQCTALEVSACGTQSCLYQVSYGDGSFTVGEFATETVSFGKSGLFPKVAIGCGHDNEGLFVGAAGLIALGGGALSLPTQIKASSFSYCLVDRDSASSSTLEFNSARPGDSVTAPLLRNSRRSTFFYVGLTGISVGGKMLSIPASVFQLDGSGNGGIIVDSGTAVTRLQSSAYNALRDSFRKLTTNLPSAGQFALFDTCYDLSSMKRVSVPTVAFHFSGGKSLPLHPKNYLIPVDSAGKFCLAFAPTEGSLSIIGNIQQQGTRVSYDLANNLVGFSPDKC